From the genome of Streptococcus marmotae, one region includes:
- a CDS encoding low temperature requirement protein A, translating to MSKIIAKRVSNYELFYDLVFVLTTSSLVNLLHNEGVTIRSILSFIAGNLIISSLWINETFYLNRFGEQDLLDILTIIPSMFVIGQLGLHFSMDFKSHALPFNFFSFLSYIIILLQYILRGRKIGFNTKIRQSILYTASLVISFLMATIATLFHYWTYDAWSLIVYFIPFIFPFLVRPKGFFKNSASLNFPHAVERVQLITIITFGEAVIAILKSFQGHQLLTGIPFFIGMAFLFVYYISHTHLNLNHHQIADTLLLFYAHTFLILALNFFTVGLELLPSHHAGFGLAFFLIGIFLFYLSLLSLTPYYKVEFLINKREKLEYTFYLVVGSILLFFFREQLFLFGLFFVLMTYRMISLTFRQKK from the coding sequence ATGTCAAAAATTATCGCAAAACGTGTTTCGAACTACGAATTATTTTATGATTTGGTCTTCGTTTTAACAACGTCAAGCCTAGTTAATCTACTCCACAATGAGGGCGTGACTATCCGTTCTATCCTCTCTTTTATCGCTGGTAATCTGATTATCTCTTCTCTTTGGATCAATGAAACCTTTTATCTCAATCGTTTTGGGGAACAGGATCTGCTAGATATTCTTACCATTATTCCATCTATGTTTGTCATCGGGCAATTGGGGCTTCACTTCAGTATGGACTTCAAAAGTCACGCCCTTCCTTTTAATTTCTTCTCATTTCTTTCTTATATTATTATATTGTTGCAATATATCTTGAGAGGTCGAAAAATTGGTTTCAACACAAAAATACGCCAATCGATTTTATATACCGCTTCTTTAGTCATCTCATTTTTGATGGCCACCATTGCGACTTTATTTCACTACTGGACCTATGATGCTTGGTCATTGATCGTCTATTTCATCCCATTTATCTTTCCTTTTCTCGTCCGTCCTAAAGGCTTTTTTAAAAATAGTGCTAGCCTTAATTTCCCTCATGCAGTCGAGCGGGTACAATTGATTACCATTATCACCTTCGGAGAGGCAGTTATTGCGATTTTGAAGAGCTTCCAAGGACATCAACTTCTGACAGGTATCCCCTTTTTTATCGGGATGGCCTTCCTTTTTGTCTACTATATCTCTCATACTCACTTAAACCTCAACCATCACCAAATCGCTGACACCCTTCTTCTTTTTTATGCACATACTTTTCTGATACTTGCTTTAAACTTCTTTACAGTCGGTCTTGAGCTACTACCAAGCCACCATGCAGGATTTGGTCTAGCCTTCTTTCTAATCGGAATATTTCTTTTCTACCTATCCCTCCTTTCCCTAACTCCCTACTATAAGGTAGAATTCCTCATCAACAAACGAGAAAAACTAGAATATACCTTCTATCTAGTAGTGGGAAGTATTCTTCTCTTTTTCTTTCGAGAACAACTCTTTTTATTCGGACTTTTCTTTGTTCTGATGACCTATCGTATGATTTCATTAACCTTTAGACAGAAAAAATGA
- the lctO gene encoding L-lactate oxidase codes for MDFKTSNAEGPVEFVNVFDLEKMAQKVVPKGAFGYIASGAGDTFTLHENIRSFNHKLIVPHSLKGVEDPSTEVVYDGDTLTSPIIMAPVAAHKLANEQGEVASAKGVSEFGTIFTTSSYATTDIPEITQSLNGTPQWFQFYYSKDDGINRHIMDRVKEQGIKAIVLTADATVGGNREVDKRNGFVFPVGMPIVQEYLPDGAGKTMDFVYRSAKQALSAKDVEYIAQYSGLPVYVKGPQCAEDVFRALNAGASGIWVTNHGGRQLDGGPAAFDSLQEVVEAVDRRVPIVFDSGVRRGQHVFKALASGADLVALGRPVIYGLALGGSVGTRQVFEKINEELKMVMQLAGTQTIEDVKHFKLRHNPYDPAMPFNPDALKLD; via the coding sequence ATGGATTTCAAAACAAGTAATGCTGAAGGACCTGTAGAATTCGTCAATGTCTTTGACCTAGAAAAAATGGCTCAAAAAGTCGTACCAAAAGGTGCTTTTGGATACATTGCAAGTGGTGCTGGAGATACCTTTACCTTACATGAAAACATTCGTTCCTTTAACCATAAATTGATTGTTCCCCACAGCTTAAAAGGTGTGGAGGATCCTTCTACCGAGGTTGTGTATGATGGAGATACCCTGACTTCTCCTATCATCATGGCGCCCGTCGCTGCTCACAAATTGGCCAATGAGCAAGGTGAGGTAGCTAGTGCCAAAGGTGTCAGTGAGTTTGGAACGATTTTCACTACCAGTTCCTATGCGACAACCGATATTCCTGAAATTACTCAAAGTCTCAATGGAACACCACAATGGTTCCAATTTTACTACAGCAAAGATGATGGGATTAACCGCCATATCATGGACCGGGTAAAAGAACAAGGTATCAAAGCCATCGTCCTAACCGCTGACGCAACAGTCGGAGGAAACCGTGAAGTCGATAAACGAAACGGCTTTGTCTTCCCAGTCGGCATGCCAATTGTGCAAGAATATCTCCCAGACGGTGCTGGTAAAACCATGGACTTTGTCTATCGTTCTGCAAAACAAGCTCTTTCCGCAAAAGATGTCGAATACATTGCTCAATACTCTGGACTGCCTGTTTATGTCAAAGGACCCCAATGCGCAGAAGATGTCTTTCGTGCATTGAATGCTGGAGCTTCTGGTATCTGGGTAACCAACCACGGTGGGCGTCAATTAGACGGCGGTCCTGCTGCTTTTGACTCCCTTCAAGAAGTAGTTGAAGCTGTTGACAGACGTGTTCCAATCGTCTTTGACTCTGGCGTTCGTCGTGGACAACATGTCTTTAAAGCCCTAGCTTCCGGTGCAGACCTTGTTGCACTTGGTCGTCCAGTCATTTATGGACTTGCTCTAGGTGGAAGCGTCGGAACTCGTCAAGTATTTGAAAAAATCAATGAAGAACTGAAAATGGTTATGCAGCTAGCAGGTACACAGACTATTGAAGATGTGAAGCACTTCAAACTTCGTCACAATCCGTACGACCCTGCGATGCCATTCAATCCAGATGCCTTAAAATTGGATTAA
- a CDS encoding YdcF family protein has protein sequence MILHVVWLIPALLFLVSFLIEPRKLFNAYLFLMTLIFFVAILAGFFVVQLSFWDKEFAIFILIGGLLLIPLSVMVSTIYLLFNGKQMLTFEGRRLANLLSLFYGLTILITLALHSLNHYFFIEKITELLDNLLLYGSFLYLSYVIYGFFYNLFPLTYQPAYIIVLGSGLIGDKIPPLLAQRLDKGLSYYEMFNKQPTIIVSGGQGADEKISEARAMGCYLLDRGLPADQLLYENHSTTTLENLTFSKKLVDEKQGPSPHFLVVTNSFHSLRAGIYMRKLKLKGRSVGSKTALYYLPSAWIRETVGLFVMYWKWHAVIIGLTIFSWISSFFF, from the coding sequence TGCCTATCTTTTTTTGATGACGCTGATTTTCTTTGTCGCTATCCTTGCAGGATTTTTCGTCGTACAACTCAGCTTCTGGGACAAAGAGTTCGCCATTTTCATTCTGATAGGTGGGCTTTTGCTCATTCCACTAAGCGTGATGGTATCTACCATCTACCTTCTTTTTAACGGGAAACAAATGCTGACCTTTGAAGGACGTCGATTAGCTAATCTGCTCTCATTATTTTACGGACTTACCATTCTAATCACCCTTGCTCTCCATTCCTTAAACCACTATTTCTTTATTGAAAAAATCACCGAATTATTGGATAACCTACTTCTCTACGGTAGCTTCCTCTATCTATCCTATGTCATTTATGGATTCTTTTACAATCTGTTTCCACTCACCTACCAACCTGCCTACATCATCGTGCTAGGTTCTGGTCTGATTGGAGACAAGATCCCACCACTGCTTGCCCAACGGTTAGACAAGGGACTTTCTTACTATGAAATGTTCAACAAACAACCTACTATTATCGTCTCAGGTGGTCAAGGAGCTGATGAAAAAATTTCTGAAGCCAGGGCTATGGGGTGCTACTTGCTTGACAGAGGATTGCCTGCTGATCAACTTCTGTACGAAAACCATTCCACAACAACCCTTGAAAATCTAACCTTTTCCAAGAAATTGGTCGATGAAAAACAAGGACCCTCCCCTCATTTTCTTGTTGTGACCAACAGTTTTCACTCCTTACGGGCAGGGATTTACATGCGTAAACTAAAGCTCAAAGGCCGCAGCGTAGGCTCTAAAACAGCCCTTTACTATCTCCCAAGTGCCTGGATTCGTGAAACAGTTGGACTCTTTGTCATGTATTGGAAGTGGCATGCTGTCATTATCGGACTTACTATTTTTTCTTGGATTAGTTCATTCTTTTTCTAA